A genomic window from Archaeoglobus profundus DSM 5631 includes:
- the cobA gene encoding uroporphyrinogen-III C-methyltransferase, whose product MTGKVYIVGAGPGDPELLTVKALKVIEMADVILYDRLVGKSIEDMLKRMGKEIIYVGKNSYENGAERQRNINELMVKLAREGKIVVRLKGGDPFVFGRGGEEVEYLIRNNIPFEVIPGLSSVIAVPTSAKIPLTHKGLSSTIFVITGRNLEDIGKSALNGTIVVLMGKEKIKEICRRLIELGKDPKTPVAVIENGTLDNQRVYYGNLETIGDIVEKNVKGVALIVIGDVVELGKKFNSRKL is encoded by the coding sequence GTGACTGGGAAAGTTTACATTGTTGGAGCCGGTCCAGGAGATCCTGAACTGCTAACGGTCAAAGCTTTGAAGGTAATAGAGATGGCGGACGTCATACTGTACGATAGGCTCGTCGGAAAAAGTATAGAAGATATGCTGAAAAGGATGGGAAAGGAGATAATCTACGTAGGAAAAAACTCTTATGAGAACGGTGCTGAGAGACAAAGAAACATAAATGAGCTTATGGTTAAGCTTGCAAGGGAAGGAAAGATCGTTGTAAGACTAAAGGGTGGAGATCCATTCGTTTTTGGAAGGGGTGGAGAGGAGGTAGAATACCTAATAAGGAACAACATACCTTTCGAAGTAATACCCGGACTCAGCTCGGTTATAGCCGTCCCAACCTCTGCAAAAATTCCTTTAACGCACAAAGGACTCTCTTCAACGATATTCGTCATTACGGGCAGAAACTTAGAAGATATTGGGAAATCAGCTCTCAACGGGACAATAGTCGTACTGATGGGAAAGGAGAAGATTAAAGAAATCTGTAGGAGATTGATAGAGCTTGGAAAAGATCCTAAAACGCCAGTAGCCGTAATAGAAAACGGAACACTTGACAATCAGAGAGTTTACTATGGAAACCTTGAGACAATTGGCGATATTGTAGAGAAAAACGTCAAGGGTGTAGCGTTGATAGTCATAGGTGATGTTGTTGAGCTTGGTAAGAAGTTCAACTCCAGAAAACTCTAG
- a CDS encoding 4Fe-4S binding protein has protein sequence MVEIKVDPEKCDGCGECIGVCPGEVYEIGEDGKSHPVRPEDCQECCSCVEACPNGAIWIDICE, from the coding sequence ATGGTAGAGATTAAAGTAGACCCAGAAAAGTGTGATGGATGTGGAGAGTGTATAGGTGTCTGCCCTGGAGAGGTATACGAGATTGGGGAGGATGGAAAATCCCATCCTGTGAGACCTGAAGACTGCCAGGAGTGCTGTTCGTGTGTTGAAGCTTGTCCAAACGGAGCCATTTGGATTGACATCTGTGAGTAA
- a CDS encoding dissimilatory sulfite reductase D family protein, translating into MAEEINKEELKQKVIEYLQKKPWQVRDLAKILRVKKKELDKIVQELINEGKAAYWSSGSTTYITTPEKLKEMEEKRSGI; encoded by the coding sequence ATGGCCGAGGAAATAAATAAGGAGGAGCTAAAGCAGAAAGTTATAGAATACTTGCAGAAGAAGCCTTGGCAAGTTAGAGATTTGGCGAAAATACTAAGAGTCAAGAAGAAAGAACTTGATAAGATAGTGCAGGAGCTTATAAATGAAGGAAAAGCAGCATATTGGTCGTCTGGTTCCACAACATATATAACTACTCCAGAGAAGCTCAAGGAGATGGAAGAAAAGAGATCAGGAATTTGA
- a CDS encoding helix-turn-helix domain-containing protein gives MDHIIDVLKDKISGEIVFSDNPGKALRKWRRIFEVSQKELADKLGISPSVISDYESDRRKSPGISFVRKVITALFEIDKDKGYKTISKYRDLISGINLDAIIDMKEFTKSLKFKELVEMLEGDVIVETDKVVNGYTIVDSIKAILTLNAYDFYKLYGYTSERSLIFTKVSTGRSPMVAVRVANLKPSVVVLHGLKRVDEIAVKLAEADKVGLIVTNLPVEDMVDRLRGVE, from the coding sequence ATGGATCACATAATTGACGTTCTAAAGGATAAGATTTCAGGTGAAATCGTCTTTTCCGATAATCCTGGCAAAGCTCTGAGAAAGTGGAGGCGAATATTTGAAGTTTCTCAGAAGGAGCTTGCCGATAAATTGGGAATTTCTCCATCAGTTATAAGTGATTACGAAAGCGACAGAAGAAAATCACCCGGTATAAGCTTTGTTAGGAAAGTCATAACGGCACTATTCGAGATAGACAAAGATAAGGGCTACAAGACAATTTCGAAGTACAGGGACCTCATAAGTGGCATTAACTTGGATGCAATCATAGATATGAAAGAGTTCACGAAATCTCTGAAGTTTAAGGAGCTTGTGGAAATGCTTGAGGGTGATGTGATAGTAGAGACTGATAAGGTCGTTAACGGATATACAATAGTCGACAGCATAAAGGCGATTCTAACGTTAAATGCGTACGACTTCTACAAGCTTTACGGCTACACGAGCGAAAGATCTCTTATCTTTACGAAAGTCTCAACTGGAAGATCTCCAATGGTCGCTGTTAGAGTTGCGAATCTAAAGCCGAGCGTAGTCGTTTTGCATGGGTTGAAAAGGGTGGATGAGATTGCTGTTAAGTTGGCGGAAGCTGACAAAGTTGGATTGATCGTTACTAACCTGCCCGTTGAAGATATGGTAGATAGGTTGAGGGGTGTTGAGTGA
- a CDS encoding Zn-ribbon domain-containing OB-fold protein: MLPKFWRKIKYRYNLIGSYCENCGGYFYPPRNLCPKCRRKGKVKEVQFSGYGKVLSWSVVHDAVENFWMSKPYVVALIELDEGARLTAPLDCKPDEVYEGMRVKAVFRKFGEDGEEGIIYYGTKFVPV, translated from the coding sequence ATGTTGCCCAAGTTTTGGAGGAAGATAAAGTACAGGTACAACCTAATTGGTAGCTACTGCGAGAACTGTGGAGGCTATTTCTATCCGCCAAGAAACCTCTGTCCAAAGTGCAGGAGGAAGGGAAAGGTTAAGGAGGTTCAGTTCAGCGGTTACGGGAAGGTTTTAAGCTGGAGTGTAGTTCACGATGCAGTAGAGAACTTTTGGATGTCAAAACCGTACGTTGTCGCTTTGATAGAGCTGGATGAGGGTGCGAGGCTGACTGCTCCACTCGATTGCAAGCCTGATGAGGTATACGAGGGGATGAGAGTCAAAGCGGTTTTCAGGAAGTTCGGAGAGGATGGAGAGGAAGGAATAATATACTACGGAACGAAGTTCGTTCCAGTCTAG
- the dsrA gene encoding dissimilatory-type sulfite reductase subunit alpha, with the protein MPVVDGVELPETPLLDELEKGPWPSFVKEIKRAAIEQEKAMKAGKKIKLPGAAKGLLKVLELSYKEKRTHWKHGGIVAVYGYGGGVIGRYCDLEDKVPEVWHFHTMRINMPAGWFYSTKALRAICDAWEKWGSGLTNFHGSTGDIILLGTRTEHLQPMANALAYLEKYGSPAPFDIGGSGSDLRTPSACMGPALCEFACYDTLEACYQFTMRYQDELHRPMWPYKFKIKCAGCPNDCVAAKARSDFAIIGTWKDEIQIDQEAVREYAKAGVDIEKQVVKKCPTGAISWDGNELKIDNKNCIRCMHCINVLPKALKPGKERGATILIGGKAPFLDGAIIGWVAVPFIPADELIDKCCELLEAIWDWWDENGKFRERVGELIWRVGMQEFLKVIGQKADVRMVYAPRNNPFIFWRELQE; encoded by the coding sequence ATGCCAGTAGTTGATGGTGTAGAATTGCCAGAGACTCCATTACTTGATGAACTTGAAAAAGGTCCATGGCCTTCCTTTGTAAAAGAGATCAAGAGAGCTGCAATCGAGCAGGAGAAGGCGATGAAAGCTGGTAAAAAGATAAAGTTGCCAGGTGCCGCTAAGGGTCTACTTAAGGTTCTCGAATTGTCTTACAAAGAAAAGAGAACGCACTGGAAGCACGGAGGTATCGTAGCTGTCTACGGTTACGGTGGAGGAGTTATTGGTAGATACTGTGACTTGGAAGATAAAGTTCCAGAGGTTTGGCACTTCCACACGATGAGAATTAACATGCCAGCTGGCTGGTTCTATTCAACGAAAGCCTTGAGAGCTATCTGCGATGCTTGGGAGAAGTGGGGTTCTGGATTGACGAACTTCCACGGTTCAACTGGAGACATAATCTTGCTTGGAACGAGAACTGAGCACTTACAGCCGATGGCAAACGCCCTAGCTTACCTTGAAAAATACGGCTCCCCTGCTCCATTCGACATCGGTGGTAGTGGTTCTGACTTGAGAACTCCTTCAGCCTGCATGGGTCCAGCTTTGTGTGAATTCGCATGCTACGACACCCTTGAGGCTTGCTATCAGTTCACGATGAGATATCAGGATGAGTTGCACAGGCCAATGTGGCCATACAAGTTCAAGATAAAGTGTGCTGGATGTCCCAACGACTGTGTCGCTGCAAAGGCAAGATCGGACTTCGCTATAATCGGAACTTGGAAGGATGAAATCCAGATTGATCAGGAAGCAGTAAGGGAATACGCCAAGGCTGGTGTGGACATTGAGAAGCAAGTTGTTAAGAAGTGTCCAACTGGTGCGATAAGCTGGGACGGTAACGAGCTAAAGATCGACAACAAGAACTGTATCAGATGTATGCACTGTATAAACGTCCTACCGAAGGCTCTAAAGCCGGGTAAGGAGAGAGGAGCAACGATCCTCATCGGTGGTAAGGCTCCGTTCCTCGATGGAGCTATAATCGGATGGGTTGCAGTGCCGTTCATTCCGGCAGACGAACTTATAGACAAGTGCTGCGAATTGCTTGAAGCAATTTGGGACTGGTGGGACGAGAACGGTAAGTTCAGAGAGAGAGTCGGAGAACTCATCTGGAGAGTTGGAATGCAGGAATTCTTGAAAGTGATCGGTCAGAAAGCTGACGTTAGGATGGTGTACGCTCCAAGAAACAACCCGTTCATATTCTGGAGAGAATTGCAGGAGTGA
- the dsrB gene encoding dissimilatory-type sulfite reductase subunit beta — MAEEKEWEETVEPKTDFGPPHYSIMLHPVIKNNYGKWKYHEVVRPGVIKRVAESGDVIYVVRFGSPRLLSIYTVRDLCDIADKYSDGYLRFTSRHNVEFFLTDPDKIEDLIKEVQEKVGFPCGGTWDATKGEYGLTNIVHTQGWVHCHTPATDASGIVKAVMDELYEYFTDHKLPALCRISLACCANMCGAVHASDISMVGVHRKVPKIDDDAVRRTCEIPSTVAACPTGALKPDMKRKTVILDKDKCMYCGNCYTMCPGMPIFDPENDGVAILVGGKLSDARYPPQLSKVVVPWLPNNPPRWPEVVQTVKKILETWAAHAEKYERVAEWIHRIGWERFFELTGLEFTEKLIEDYHRTPYLYTTFRTSAAFRW; from the coding sequence ATGGCTGAGGAGAAGGAATGGGAAGAGACTGTGGAGCCAAAAACTGATTTTGGCCCACCGCACTACTCGATAATGTTGCACCCCGTGATTAAAAACAACTATGGAAAGTGGAAGTACCACGAAGTGGTTAGGCCTGGTGTAATTAAGAGGGTTGCAGAAAGTGGAGACGTAATATACGTCGTTAGATTCGGATCACCGAGACTGTTGAGCATCTACACGGTTAGAGATCTATGTGACATTGCCGACAAGTACTCTGATGGTTATCTAAGATTCACAAGCAGGCACAACGTAGAATTCTTCTTAACCGATCCAGACAAAATTGAAGACTTGATAAAAGAAGTTCAGGAGAAAGTAGGATTCCCGTGCGGTGGAACTTGGGATGCCACAAAGGGTGAATACGGTCTTACAAACATCGTCCACACTCAGGGCTGGGTACACTGCCACACACCAGCTACTGATGCATCTGGTATCGTGAAAGCTGTGATGGATGAACTCTACGAATACTTCACCGACCACAAGCTCCCAGCTCTGTGTAGAATTTCCCTTGCTTGCTGTGCTAACATGTGTGGAGCAGTCCACGCTTCAGACATTTCGATGGTTGGAGTCCACAGAAAAGTTCCTAAGATAGATGACGATGCTGTAAGAAGGACTTGTGAGATTCCGTCAACTGTCGCAGCTTGTCCAACTGGTGCTCTGAAGCCAGACATGAAGAGGAAGACAGTAATACTCGACAAGGACAAGTGCATGTACTGTGGAAACTGTTACACAATGTGTCCGGGTATGCCAATCTTCGACCCAGAGAATGACGGTGTAGCAATACTCGTGGGAGGTAAGCTATCAGATGCTAGATACCCGCCACAGCTTTCGAAGGTTGTAGTGCCATGGCTACCAAACAACCCACCAAGATGGCCAGAAGTCGTTCAGACAGTTAAGAAGATACTTGAGACTTGGGCAGCCCACGCAGAGAAGTACGAGAGAGTTGCTGAGTGGATACACAGAATCGGCTGGGAGAGATTCTTCGAGTTGACAGGCTTGGAGTTCACTGAGAAGCTGATCGAAGACTACCACAGAACACCGTACCTCTACACGACATTCAGAACATCCGCAGCTTTCAGATGGTAA
- a CDS encoding S-methyl-5-thioribose-1-phosphate isomerase, with the protein MRTIYWEDNAVKLIDQTLLPDEFKIITCRTVDELADAIKRLAVRGAPALEASGAYGVALACYERDFKDVDELKEHVKKRAELLASTRPTAVNLFYGIDRVLEVVLSGSDVEEIRKKALEEAERIAEEDVRRNKLMGKYGAELLEDGDTVLTYCNTGRLATVDYGTALGVIRSAVEQGKKIKVIACETRPLNQGSRLTCWELMQDGIDVTLITDNMVGIVMQRGMVDKVIVGADRIVRDAVFNKIGTYTVAIVAKEHNVPFYVAAPITTFDWEKTMDEVIIEERSKDELIYCHIKCRKTLIAPKDVKVFNPAFDVTPLKYVTALITEKGVIYPPYEENVPKFLKLGGSE; encoded by the coding sequence ATGAGAACGATCTATTGGGAGGACAATGCCGTAAAACTGATTGATCAAACGCTTTTGCCGGACGAATTCAAAATTATAACGTGCAGAACTGTTGATGAGCTTGCAGATGCTATAAAGAGGTTGGCTGTGAGAGGAGCACCAGCTTTGGAGGCGAGCGGTGCTTACGGTGTCGCTTTAGCTTGTTACGAGAGGGATTTCAAAGATGTAGATGAGCTAAAGGAGCATGTCAAGAAGAGGGCCGAGCTTCTAGCTTCGACAAGGCCAACAGCTGTAAACTTATTCTACGGAATTGATAGAGTTTTGGAAGTCGTCTTGAGCGGTAGCGATGTTGAGGAAATAAGAAAGAAAGCTTTAGAAGAGGCTGAAAGGATAGCTGAGGAAGACGTTAGAAGGAACAAACTCATGGGTAAATATGGAGCTGAGCTTTTGGAGGACGGAGATACTGTTTTAACTTACTGCAACACTGGAAGGCTTGCAACCGTTGATTACGGAACAGCTTTGGGTGTGATAAGAAGTGCGGTTGAGCAGGGTAAGAAAATCAAAGTAATTGCATGCGAAACTCGTCCTCTAAATCAAGGCTCTAGGCTTACGTGCTGGGAGTTGATGCAGGACGGTATAGATGTGACGCTCATCACGGACAATATGGTTGGAATCGTAATGCAGAGGGGAATGGTCGATAAGGTGATAGTTGGGGCTGACAGGATTGTGAGAGACGCTGTTTTCAACAAAATTGGAACGTACACAGTAGCAATAGTTGCCAAAGAGCATAACGTTCCATTTTACGTCGCTGCACCGATTACAACGTTTGACTGGGAAAAGACTATGGATGAGGTAATTATTGAGGAGAGGAGCAAAGATGAACTAATCTATTGCCATATAAAGTGTAGAAAGACGTTGATTGCACCGAAAGACGTTAAAGTCTTCAATCCGGCCTTTGATGTAACCCCACTCAAGTATGTTACCGCCTTGATAACCGAAAAAGGTGTCATATATCCGCCGTACGAGGAGAACGTGCCAAAATTTCTGAAGTTAGGTGGTAGCGAATAG
- a CDS encoding DEAD/DEAH box helicase, giving the protein MLVEALREIGIKRLNDLQKVAIPRVAKGLNVLITAPTGSGKTECATIPILNKMLKMDCKGITFLYITPLRALNRDMIRRLKILADKLGFTIAVRHSDTSNAERRLQSLKPPQILITTPETFQILFLGRRLRESLRNVQFVVIDEIHELADSKRGVQLAIALERLRELANFQVIGLSATLSNAKEIAEFFGMEDVVEWNGKKVYEFRVVKGDEEEIARIVKNHRSSLIFTNTRQTAETLGLKLKKMLKIEVHHSSLSRDVRIEAEKMFAEGKLDALVCTSSMELGIDIGHVDAVVQYNSPREVKRLIQRVGRSGHRLEEVSKGYIVANEFDEILESWAIVKRAKKGLIERIEPFSKPLDVLANQIVAMLMEGYDLGAIYEIVKRVKFYDDLSEEEFNEICAFLEKNGLIRNGKVTRSGRRYFYSNISMIPDEKKVKVVDTATHKVIGYLDESFVSLLDHNVFAMKGELWRIVAIDDVVRVERVESEGVVPSWLGEEIPVPFEVAQDVGKIRRWICNLLRSFSKEEVVDILMQEFNTDEGSCKVVLDVIERCLKEGYRIATDDVVTIEGKGNVVINACFGHKVNETIAKLISLFLPKPFEISVEPYRIRIKGNVDADYVKDVLMKIDVDKIAELIEIALIDSKVMQYKFVEVAKRFGCLDDVGRINIRRLIEKMRGKPVYIEALKEVIHDRLDLDRTAFVLKKIQSGEIEILVYEECSPLSKLSELRIGDIVGDREKAILKAFKERIENEYCYLICLNCGCRVKMKVKQIESLMCIKCGSALLACVNARRDLNEIDKVELYKNANLVMNYGKRAIYALNTFGVGVNTAVKILSKFFKNEEDFLKELIEAEKRFVRTRVFWS; this is encoded by the coding sequence ATGCTAGTTGAGGCTTTAAGGGAAATAGGGATAAAAAGGCTGAACGACCTTCAGAAGGTTGCTATTCCGAGAGTAGCTAAGGGTTTAAATGTCCTCATTACAGCTCCGACTGGAAGCGGTAAAACTGAGTGTGCCACAATCCCGATACTCAACAAGATGCTCAAAATGGATTGTAAGGGTATAACTTTTCTCTACATCACTCCTTTAAGAGCTTTGAATAGAGACATGATCAGGAGACTAAAGATTTTGGCAGATAAGCTCGGCTTTACAATAGCTGTCAGACACAGTGATACGTCAAATGCTGAGAGGAGATTACAATCCTTGAAACCTCCACAAATACTAATCACAACACCAGAAACATTCCAAATACTGTTCTTAGGTAGAAGACTTAGAGAGTCTTTAAGAAACGTTCAATTTGTTGTGATTGATGAAATCCACGAGCTTGCGGATTCTAAAAGAGGTGTTCAGCTTGCAATAGCTTTGGAAAGGCTTAGAGAGCTTGCTAACTTCCAAGTGATCGGTTTATCCGCAACCTTAAGTAACGCCAAGGAGATCGCGGAGTTCTTTGGAATGGAGGATGTTGTTGAGTGGAATGGTAAAAAGGTCTACGAATTCAGAGTTGTTAAGGGAGATGAGGAAGAGATAGCGAGGATCGTGAAAAACCATAGATCTTCGTTGATATTTACAAATACTAGGCAAACGGCCGAAACATTGGGATTGAAGCTTAAGAAGATGCTCAAGATCGAGGTGCACCATAGCTCGCTGTCGAGAGATGTTAGAATAGAAGCTGAAAAGATGTTTGCCGAAGGGAAGCTGGATGCATTGGTTTGCACATCTTCTATGGAATTGGGAATAGATATCGGACATGTGGATGCGGTGGTTCAGTACAACAGTCCAAGAGAAGTGAAGAGGTTAATTCAGAGAGTTGGAAGAAGTGGGCATAGGCTTGAGGAAGTTTCAAAAGGGTATATTGTTGCAAACGAATTTGACGAAATTCTTGAGTCTTGGGCAATCGTTAAAAGAGCCAAGAAAGGTTTGATTGAAAGAATCGAACCTTTCAGTAAGCCCTTGGATGTTTTGGCAAATCAGATTGTAGCGATGCTTATGGAGGGTTACGATCTTGGTGCAATTTACGAGATAGTTAAAAGAGTAAAATTTTACGATGATTTGAGTGAAGAAGAATTTAACGAAATCTGTGCGTTTTTGGAGAAAAATGGCCTGATAAGGAATGGAAAGGTTACGAGGAGTGGTAGGAGATATTTTTACTCGAACATTTCAATGATTCCAGATGAGAAAAAAGTCAAGGTTGTAGATACAGCTACGCATAAGGTTATTGGATATTTGGATGAGAGCTTCGTATCTCTCTTGGATCACAATGTATTCGCTATGAAAGGGGAGCTTTGGAGAATAGTAGCGATAGACGACGTTGTAAGAGTTGAGAGAGTTGAGTCTGAGGGTGTCGTTCCTTCTTGGCTTGGTGAAGAAATTCCTGTCCCCTTTGAAGTTGCTCAGGATGTTGGCAAGATTAGAAGGTGGATATGCAATCTTCTCAGGAGCTTTAGCAAGGAAGAAGTTGTAGATATTCTTATGCAAGAGTTTAATACGGACGAAGGTTCTTGCAAAGTAGTTTTGGATGTAATTGAAAGGTGTTTGAAAGAGGGATACAGGATCGCAACGGACGATGTTGTAACTATTGAGGGTAAAGGAAATGTCGTAATAAACGCCTGTTTTGGTCATAAGGTGAATGAAACCATTGCAAAGCTAATATCTCTCTTCCTACCCAAACCTTTCGAGATTTCTGTAGAACCTTACAGGATAAGGATAAAGGGTAACGTCGACGCAGATTACGTTAAAGACGTTCTGATGAAAATAGATGTTGATAAGATTGCGGAGCTGATAGAAATCGCTCTCATCGATTCAAAGGTCATGCAGTACAAGTTCGTCGAAGTTGCAAAGCGATTTGGATGTTTGGATGATGTAGGCAGAATTAACATTAGAAGACTCATCGAAAAGATGAGAGGAAAACCCGTTTATATAGAGGCTTTAAAAGAGGTAATACACGATAGGTTGGACTTGGATAGAACTGCTTTTGTATTGAAAAAAATTCAGAGCGGAGAGATAGAAATTTTGGTTTACGAAGAATGCAGTCCCCTATCAAAACTCAGCGAGCTAAGGATTGGTGATATTGTAGGGGATAGGGAGAAAGCCATTTTGAAAGCCTTCAAGGAGAGGATTGAGAACGAATATTGCTACTTAATTTGCTTAAACTGCGGTTGCAGGGTAAAGATGAAGGTTAAGCAGATAGAGAGTTTGATGTGCATAAAGTGCGGTTCAGCTCTTTTAGCTTGTGTGAATGCGAGAAGAGATTTAAATGAGATAGATAAAGTTGAGCTCTATAAAAATGCAAATCTCGTCATGAACTACGGAAAGAGGGCGATATATGCCCTAAACACGTTTGGAGTTGGAGTCAACACGGCTGTAAAAATACTTTCAAAGTTTTTCAAGAATGAGGAAGATTTTTTGAAGGAGCTTATCGAGGCTGAGAAGAGGTTTGTGAGGACTAGAGTTTTCTGGAGTTGA
- a CDS encoding hydroxymethylglutaryl-CoA synthase — MVGIVSYGTYIPRYRIKVDEIARIWGENAEVIKNGLGVEQKSVPGSDEDTATIAVEAGREALKRAKIDPKKIGAVFVGSESHPYAVKPTGTIVAEALGVGNDYFCADLEFACKAGTTAMQICYAMVRAGIIEYGIAIGADTSQSRPGDPLEYTAGAGGACFIIGRDCIAEIEGTYSFASDTPDFWRREGQPYPSHGGRFTGQPAYFRHIVGATQGLLEKLGLKPSDFTYAVFHQPNGKFPMRVAKMLGFTKEQVKQGLVVPYIGNTYSGSSMIGLASVLDVAKPGDRILLTSFGSGAGSDAFSFVVTDKIEDFERNPTVFEKIKSCEYVDYGMYVKLRRKIRFG; from the coding sequence ATGGTGGGAATAGTCTCTTACGGAACGTACATTCCAAGATACAGAATCAAGGTTGATGAAATAGCGAGAATCTGGGGCGAGAACGCAGAGGTTATAAAAAACGGTTTGGGCGTTGAACAAAAATCGGTTCCTGGATCGGATGAAGATACCGCTACGATTGCAGTAGAAGCTGGAAGAGAAGCTCTAAAGAGGGCCAAGATAGACCCGAAGAAGATCGGTGCAGTTTTTGTGGGTAGCGAGTCTCATCCATACGCAGTGAAACCAACTGGGACGATAGTTGCTGAAGCTCTGGGTGTAGGCAACGACTACTTCTGCGCAGATCTGGAGTTTGCATGTAAAGCTGGAACCACTGCCATGCAGATCTGCTACGCAATGGTTAGGGCTGGAATTATAGAGTATGGGATTGCAATAGGAGCCGATACAAGTCAAAGCAGACCCGGTGACCCGTTGGAATATACGGCTGGAGCTGGGGGAGCATGTTTCATAATAGGGAGGGATTGCATAGCGGAGATTGAAGGAACGTACTCCTTTGCGAGCGACACACCCGACTTCTGGAGGAGGGAAGGGCAGCCCTACCCATCCCATGGCGGAAGATTTACAGGGCAACCGGCTTACTTTAGACATATTGTTGGTGCAACGCAGGGATTGCTTGAGAAGTTAGGATTGAAACCTTCAGATTTCACATACGCTGTATTCCATCAGCCCAACGGTAAGTTCCCTATGAGAGTCGCAAAGATGCTTGGATTTACGAAGGAGCAGGTTAAACAAGGTCTTGTTGTTCCTTACATAGGTAACACTTACTCGGGTTCATCCATGATAGGGTTAGCATCCGTCTTGGATGTTGCAAAACCCGGAGATAGAATTCTGCTCACATCGTTTGGCAGTGGTGCTGGTAGTGATGCCTTTTCATTCGTAGTGACTGACAAAATAGAGGATTTTGAGAGAAACCCGACAGTCTTTGAAAAGATAAAGAGTTGTGAGTACGTTGATTACGGTATGTACGTCAAATTGAGGAGGAAGATAAGGTTCGGGTGA
- a CDS encoding thiolase domain-containing protein, whose product MRGVAVIGVGCSKFGELWEMGFRDIVISAGVEALEDAGLEGREIEAVYAGNMSAGRYIGQEHIASLIADYSGLADLHVPCTRVEAGDASGGVALRQAYMAVASGMHDIVIAAGAEKVTDVPNAMEILSSSADVEWEVFNGANLPALYAIIARAHMKKYGTKEEDLAMVSVKNHKNATLNPKAMFKREISLEVALNSPYVAEPLKLFDCAPICDGASVVILASEDVAKEYTDTPVYIKACTQASDYIALHSRRDITTMDAVVHASRQAYKIAKIDPKDVDVAEVHDSFTIAEIMAYEDLGFVEKGRGAELIREGVTALDGDLPVNPSGGLKAFGHAVGATGVRQAVEIVLQLRGDAGKRQVDAEVGLSLNIGGTGGTAVVTIFSR is encoded by the coding sequence ATGAGGGGGGTTGCCGTAATAGGAGTTGGATGCTCAAAATTCGGTGAACTTTGGGAGATGGGATTCAGGGACATTGTAATTTCTGCAGGTGTTGAAGCTTTGGAGGATGCTGGTTTGGAAGGGAGAGAGATAGAAGCTGTTTACGCTGGAAACATGAGTGCTGGTAGGTACATAGGTCAGGAGCACATAGCTTCACTCATAGCAGATTATTCAGGCTTGGCTGATTTGCACGTTCCATGTACCAGAGTTGAGGCTGGAGATGCGAGTGGTGGAGTAGCACTCAGACAGGCATACATGGCTGTTGCATCGGGGATGCACGACATTGTTATAGCTGCGGGTGCTGAGAAAGTTACAGATGTTCCAAATGCAATGGAAATCTTATCGAGTTCTGCCGATGTCGAATGGGAGGTCTTCAACGGTGCAAATTTGCCCGCACTATATGCAATAATTGCAAGGGCTCACATGAAGAAATACGGAACTAAAGAAGAAGATTTGGCAATGGTGAGCGTTAAGAATCACAAGAACGCAACACTGAATCCAAAGGCTATGTTTAAGAGGGAGATAAGTTTAGAAGTTGCTCTTAACTCTCCTTACGTTGCAGAGCCCTTGAAACTCTTTGACTGTGCACCGATATGCGACGGAGCTTCTGTCGTAATCTTGGCGAGCGAGGATGTTGCCAAGGAGTATACAGATACACCAGTTTACATCAAAGCTTGTACTCAAGCTAGCGATTACATAGCTCTGCACAGCAGGAGAGATATAACAACGATGGATGCAGTTGTTCACGCTTCAAGGCAAGCTTACAAGATTGCAAAAATAGATCCAAAGGACGTTGATGTTGCAGAGGTTCACGACTCTTTCACGATAGCTGAGATAATGGCTTATGAGGATTTGGGATTTGTGGAGAAGGGAAGGGGAGCCGAGCTTATTAGAGAGGGAGTTACCGCTTTGGATGGAGATTTGCCAGTGAACCCTTCGGGGGGTCTGAAAGCTTTTGGACACGCAGTAGGTGCAACTGGAGTTAGACAGGCAGTTGAGATCGTTCTACAGCTAAGAGGAGATGCAGGAAAGAGGCAAGTTGATGCTGAAGTTGGTTTAAGCTTGAATATAGGAGGGACGGGTGGAACTGCGGTTGTTACAATCTTCTCGAGGTGA